In a genomic window of Methanogenium sp. S4BF:
- a CDS encoding YkgJ family cysteine cluster protein → MADTRRLAEEIRATGFTCLMCSGCCTRGEDDGMLVLVSAPEVRRIMEHTGYAWDDIAEPYPEWLPAEGGGGFTLAWCLRRTEETCIFLDENNRCTIYPVRPLICRTYPFALEDGALSVYACPGIGQKPACSEAETIAEECIRREAAEAEDAERTREIFMAMKLGPDECAVVDSEGVKRIG, encoded by the coding sequence ATGGCAGATACCCGCCGCCTGGCAGAGGAGATACGCGCCACCGGGTTTACCTGCCTGATGTGCAGCGGATGCTGCACCAGGGGGGAGGATGACGGCATGCTTGTTCTGGTAAGTGCTCCGGAAGTCCGGAGAATTATGGAGCACACCGGATATGCATGGGACGATATTGCAGAGCCATATCCCGAGTGGCTGCCGGCAGAGGGGGGCGGAGGGTTCACGCTTGCGTGGTGCCTGCGCCGGACAGAGGAAACCTGCATCTTTCTGGATGAGAATAACCGGTGTACTATATACCCGGTACGCCCCCTCATCTGCCGGACCTACCCGTTTGCACTGGAAGACGGAGCGCTCTCGGTGTATGCATGCCCGGGCATCGGGCAGAAACCGGCATGCAGTGAGGCGGAGACGATTGCAGAGGAATGCATCAGGCGTGAAGCGGCAGAGGCAGAGGATGCAGAACGCACCAGAGAAATATTTATGGCAATGAAGCTGGGGCCGGACGAATGTGCCGTGGTGGACAGTGAAGGAGTG
- a CDS encoding GMP synthase subunit A, which translates to MHPIYVVNNFGQFNHLILRMLRDLDIDAKMIKNDVPAAEVRESCRGIILGGGPDINRAGNAPEYVESGLPVLGICLGLHIISTARGGSIRPGASGGFGGIEVTIHDHDTILAGYPDTIPVWASHGDEVSVVPEGFKVLATSKICGVEAMAHETEPIFGIQWHPEVSHSVDGKRVYENFNALTLDRA; encoded by the coding sequence ATGCATCCCATATATGTGGTCAACAACTTTGGCCAGTTTAACCATCTTATCCTCCGGATGCTCAGGGATCTCGATATCGACGCAAAGATGATCAAAAACGATGTCCCTGCAGCAGAGGTCAGAGAGTCCTGCCGCGGCATCATCCTTGGCGGCGGTCCGGACATCAATCGGGCAGGCAATGCACCGGAATATGTGGAATCCGGCCTTCCGGTCCTCGGCATCTGCCTGGGCCTGCATATCATATCCACCGCCCGCGGCGGCTCCATCCGCCCCGGTGCATCCGGCGGATTCGGCGGCATAGAAGTCACCATCCACGACCATGACACCATCCTCGCCGGGTACCCGGACACCATTCCGGTCTGGGCATCCCACGGGGATGAGGTGTCCGTGGTGCCGGAAGGATTCAAAGTGCTTGCCACATCAAAGATCTGCGGTGTGGAAGCAATGGCCCATGAGACGGAGCCCATCTTCGGCATCCAGTGGCATCCGGAAGTCAGCCACTCGGTCGACGGAAAACGGGTGTATGAGAATTTCAACGCACTGACCCTCGACCGGGCCTGA
- the cobT gene encoding nicotinate mononucleotide-dependent phosphoribosyltransferase CobT, translated as MSIISEKPDITFSRPMMGVVIGSTRISTVPGISAAGPTPELTLATSVLDGEIIVNGKITSAPVVPVSPTGCATPATLTRAMAELCGLQPFVVNAGVAYPPSYPALDVYGACGGDPREGDAVPDAEALYIRGQTLGTLLGQHSDFLLLGESVPGGTTTALCVLRALGYSANVSSSHVEHPASVKEEICAAVLKRIEDEGITDPLAIIRAAGDPMMPVCAGIASTYPNTLVLAGGTQMLAVAALVKALGGTPPRLATTVYVRDDVNATFEKTAAEIGTTAWFVDPDFGNIGHPGLARYCAGEVKEGAGAGGALWLASTMGHPKDAIWEKIREFMKDYS; from the coding sequence ATGAGCATCATTTCAGAGAAACCTGACATCACCTTCTCGCGCCCGATGATGGGCGTGGTAATCGGCAGCACCAGAATATCCACCGTTCCGGGGATTTCTGCTGCCGGGCCGACACCGGAGCTCACGCTTGCCACATCTGTCCTGGACGGGGAGATTATTGTCAACGGAAAAATAACCAGCGCCCCGGTCGTGCCCGTCAGCCCCACCGGATGTGCCACACCGGCCACCCTGACCCGTGCCATGGCCGAACTCTGCGGCCTTCAGCCCTTTGTGGTGAACGCAGGTGTCGCATACCCGCCGTCATATCCTGCACTTGATGTCTACGGCGCATGCGGAGGGGACCCCCGCGAGGGCGATGCAGTTCCCGACGCCGAGGCACTGTATATCCGGGGACAGACCCTCGGCACCCTCCTCGGTCAGCACTCTGACTTCCTCCTGTTAGGAGAGAGCGTCCCCGGCGGCACCACCACTGCACTCTGTGTGCTGCGGGCGCTCGGCTATTCTGCCAATGTGAGCTCCAGCCACGTGGAGCACCCGGCATCCGTAAAAGAGGAGATCTGCGCCGCGGTGCTGAAACGCATCGAAGACGAGGGCATCACCGACCCACTCGCCATCATCCGGGCGGCAGGAGACCCGATGATGCCGGTCTGTGCAGGCATCGCCTCCACCTATCCGAACACGCTGGTCCTCGCGGGCGGCACCCAGATGCTTGCAGTCGCGGCACTGGTGAAGGCCCTTGGCGGCACCCCGCCCCGGCTTGCCACCACCGTATATGTCCGGGACGACGTAAACGCCACCTTTGAAAAGACCGCCGCAGAGATTGGCACCACCGCATGGTTCGTGGACCCCGACTTCGGCAATATCGGCCATCCCGGCCTCGCCCGCTACTGTGCCGGTGAAGTAAAGGAAGGCGCAGGTGCCGGCGGCGCCCTCTGGCTGGCATCCACGATGGGCCACCCGAAGGATGCCATCTGGGAAAAGATACGCGAATTTATGAAGGATTACTCCTGA
- the cobS gene encoding adenosylcobinamide-GDP ribazoletransferase has product MRITEALRAMLQFTTILPMGGHADYDAFARHAYILPLSGYLIGGIAALISILFVQPQIAGAVALAVVLVLTGFNHFDGLCDLGDGLMAHGSREKRVIALTDRTLGAGAVGAAVVVMLLTYAGLTTVTWIAGAILIAEVMGKMVQVIFIAAGQPFRDGMFSYIHTFARWWFIPLSFLLVVPLILLPVSPVSVGVAAAAALLTTAVLMAVTRRLFGGVNGDIVGASHELTRCMVLLALAVTGF; this is encoded by the coding sequence ATGAGAATCACCGAAGCGCTTCGTGCGATGCTCCAGTTTACCACCATCCTTCCGATGGGCGGACATGCGGACTACGATGCCTTTGCGCGGCATGCCTATATCCTCCCGCTCTCGGGCTACCTGATCGGGGGCATTGCTGCGCTCATTTCCATACTCTTTGTCCAACCGCAGATCGCCGGTGCTGTTGCACTGGCAGTCGTGCTGGTGCTGACCGGGTTCAACCATTTTGACGGCCTCTGCGATCTCGGCGACGGGCTGATGGCCCACGGGAGCAGGGAGAAGCGGGTGATCGCCCTCACGGACCGGACGCTCGGGGCGGGTGCGGTCGGTGCGGCAGTGGTCGTCATGCTGCTCACCTATGCGGGCCTCACCACCGTCACCTGGATTGCAGGGGCGATTCTCATTGCAGAGGTGATGGGGAAGATGGTGCAGGTCATCTTTATCGCCGCAGGTCAGCCATTCCGTGACGGGATGTTCTCCTATATCCATACATTCGCGCGCTGGTGGTTCATACCCCTCTCCTTCCTGCTGGTTGTGCCGCTTATTCTCCTGCCGGTCAGTCCGGTTTCGGTGGGGGTTGCAGCAGCAGCAGCGCTCCTCACCACTGCTGTCCTTATGGCGGTGACCCGGCGTCTCTTTGGCGGCGTGAACGGGGATATCGTCGGAGCCTCCCATGAACTGACGCGCTGTATGGTGCTTCTTGCCCTTGCGGTCACGGGGTTCTGA
- the tuf gene encoding translation elongation factor EF-1 subunit alpha encodes MAADKPHMNLAVVGHIDHGKSTTVGRLLFETGAVPAHIIENYRKEAESKGKGSFEFAWVMDNLKEERERGITIDIAHKRFDTDKFYFTIVDCPGHRDFVKNMITGASQADAALLVVAAPDGPMEQTKEHVFLSRTLGINQLIIGINKMDAAKYSEERYNEVKKQLSDLIKMVGYKPDDIEFIPMSSFVGDNIATHSANTPWYKGRTLLETLDTLVAPELPTTLPFRLPIQDVYSISGIGTVPVGRVETGIMKKGMKVSFMPANVEGEVKSIEMHHEEHDTAQPGDNVGFNVRGVGKNDIRRGDVCGPAEKPPTVAEEFIAQIVVLHHPSAITVGYTPVFHCHTTQTACTFMELQKKLDPRTGQVKEENPTFLKTGDAAIVKFRPVQPMVIEKIKEIPQLGRFAIRDMGSTIAAGMCIDVIAKDMR; translated from the coding sequence ATGGCAGCAGATAAGCCACACATGAATCTTGCCGTGGTCGGCCACATTGACCATGGGAAGTCAACAACCGTTGGGAGACTTCTCTTTGAGACAGGAGCAGTCCCTGCGCACATTATTGAGAACTACCGAAAGGAAGCAGAGTCAAAAGGTAAGGGCTCATTCGAATTCGCATGGGTTATGGACAACCTCAAAGAAGAGCGTGAACGTGGTATCACCATCGATATCGCTCACAAGAGGTTCGACACCGACAAGTTCTATTTTACCATTGTCGACTGCCCAGGTCACCGTGACTTCGTCAAGAACATGATCACCGGTGCATCCCAGGCTGACGCAGCACTCCTTGTTGTTGCAGCACCTGACGGCCCCATGGAACAGACAAAGGAGCACGTTTTCCTGTCACGTACCCTTGGTATCAACCAGCTCATCATCGGCATTAACAAGATGGATGCAGCAAAATACAGCGAAGAGCGCTACAATGAAGTTAAAAAACAGCTCTCTGACCTGATCAAGATGGTTGGATACAAACCTGACGACATTGAGTTCATCCCCATGTCCTCATTCGTCGGCGACAACATCGCAACCCACTCTGCAAACACCCCGTGGTACAAGGGACGCACACTTCTTGAGACCCTTGACACACTTGTTGCACCTGAGCTTCCAACCACACTTCCATTCCGTCTCCCAATCCAGGATGTATACTCCATCTCCGGTATTGGAACCGTCCCTGTCGGACGTGTTGAGACCGGTATCATGAAGAAGGGAATGAAGGTCTCTTTCATGCCTGCAAACGTGGAAGGAGAAGTCAAGTCCATTGAGATGCACCACGAAGAGCACGACACTGCACAGCCCGGTGACAACGTCGGATTCAACGTCCGTGGTGTCGGCAAGAACGACATCCGCCGTGGTGACGTCTGTGGTCCTGCAGAGAAGCCACCAACAGTTGCAGAGGAATTCATTGCACAGATTGTGGTTCTTCACCACCCCAGTGCAATCACCGTCGGATACACCCCGGTCTTCCACTGCCACACCACCCAGACTGCATGCACATTCATGGAACTTCAGAAGAAGCTCGACCCACGCACCGGCCAGGTCAAAGAAGAGAACCCCACCTTCCTCAAGACCGGCGATGCAGCAATCGTCAAGTTCCGCCCTGTCCAGCCCATGGTCATTGAGAAGATCAAAGAGATTCCGCAGCTTGGTCGCTTCGCAATCCGTGATATGGGTTCAACTATTGCAGCAGGCATGTGCATTGACGTCATTGCCAAAGATATGAGATAA
- the rpsJ gene encoding 30S ribosomal protein S10: MQKARIRLSGTDFQQVEMVCDRIREIAERTGVNLAGPIPLPTKRMIVPIRKSPDGEGTATWDRWQMRVHKRLIDLDADERALRQLMRIQVPKDIGIEIVLEN; the protein is encoded by the coding sequence ATGCAAAAAGCCAGAATTCGTCTTTCAGGAACAGACTTTCAGCAAGTTGAAATGGTCTGTGATCGCATAAGAGAAATTGCAGAACGTACCGGCGTAAACCTCGCAGGTCCGATTCCCCTGCCCACAAAGCGCATGATCGTTCCGATTCGCAAGAGTCCGGACGGCGAGGGGACAGCAACCTGGGATCGCTGGCAGATGCGTGTGCACAAGCGCCTCATCGACCTCGATGCAGATGAGCGTGCACTGCGCCAGTTGATGCGCATTCAGGTGCCAAAAGACATTGGCATTGAAATCGTTCTGGAGAACTAA
- a CDS encoding flippase activity-associated protein Agl23 has product MEAADSSPTFLRRLRFEHLFIVIFIVALILRFFVLDLKLFHHDEAVHAWFSFKLLTEGTYVYDPVYHGPLLYYITAGMFALFGDSDLIGRIVPALLGTLMVLLVWPIYRLGYLGRQGALIAALFLAISPDMVYFSRFLRNDIFIAFFSLLIVVALLYYFEYGQRRYVLVAALAAGLGCCSKENMPIILAIFGVFLLAAVVLKWVHLKKGWWVDFILGIAVMGAVGSLFYSSFGAHPEVLWTGAFRAIEHWTAMSSQQRLGGPPYFYIILFMLYEVPILLLACVGTVQAFVCVLFLRRGRRQTEAAVPDVSVASAGEDGAIPEANGISAACGACAAECCMTPPVRSEVTEAAAPEPVSESAPAPEADLAESADGQDAAAGTVVSEKTATRSSPLRRKASALLASAGALCRDGDGDREGCNRRLGFTLFCIWWMCASLATYAVIGEKVPWLILHQLLPMIFVAAFLMTRKKALLALVLSLFLVVMVAHVAFTPADINEPIVQVQNSEELRELFRLIDAGNKTAVTSEGVWPLPWYYRGEGSQKLTYISSAADNPEYFADGRYDVVVSHNPDGFSDLPGYLRTDVIRQSYWFSIHDNRDRLLAYYFLRDGQMGSVNWNIFVRPEMALTGDIPVNGTA; this is encoded by the coding sequence GTGGAAGCCGCAGATTCCTCTCCAACATTTCTCCGTAGGTTACGGTTTGAACATTTATTCATTGTAATCTTTATTGTCGCGCTTATTCTGCGCTTTTTTGTCCTTGACCTGAAGCTCTTTCATCATGACGAGGCCGTGCATGCCTGGTTCTCCTTTAAACTGCTGACAGAAGGGACGTATGTATATGACCCGGTCTATCATGGTCCGCTTCTGTATTACATAACAGCGGGCATGTTCGCTCTCTTTGGTGACTCGGATCTCATCGGCCGGATAGTCCCGGCCCTGTTGGGAACGCTGATGGTGCTTCTGGTCTGGCCGATATATCGGCTGGGATATCTTGGCAGGCAGGGTGCTCTTATTGCTGCGCTGTTCCTTGCCATATCTCCGGATATGGTATATTTCTCCCGGTTCCTGCGCAATGATATCTTCATCGCCTTTTTCTCCCTGCTTATCGTTGTGGCGCTCCTGTATTATTTTGAATACGGGCAGCGCCGCTATGTGCTGGTGGCGGCCCTTGCCGCAGGGCTGGGCTGCTGTTCAAAGGAGAATATGCCTATCATCCTCGCAATATTCGGGGTATTCCTTCTCGCCGCCGTGGTGCTGAAATGGGTGCATCTGAAAAAGGGATGGTGGGTTGATTTCATCCTCGGTATTGCGGTGATGGGGGCGGTGGGTTCGCTCTTCTATTCATCCTTTGGCGCACATCCGGAAGTGCTGTGGACCGGTGCATTCCGTGCCATTGAGCACTGGACGGCAATGTCGTCCCAGCAGCGTCTTGGAGGGCCGCCATATTTCTATATCATCCTCTTCATGCTCTATGAGGTGCCGATTCTTCTCCTCGCTTGTGTGGGAACGGTGCAGGCATTTGTCTGTGTCCTGTTCCTCAGGAGGGGAAGGCGGCAGACGGAAGCAGCGGTGCCTGACGTTTCCGTGGCATCAGCCGGAGAGGATGGTGCCATACCGGAAGCGAACGGTATTTCTGCTGCTTGTGGGGCGTGTGCGGCGGAGTGCTGCATGACGCCGCCTGTCCGGTCCGAAGTGACAGAGGCGGCGGCACCTGAGCCTGTATCTGAATCTGCACCTGCACCTGAAGCGGATCTGGCTGAATCGGCGGACGGGCAGGACGCTGCAGCAGGTACGGTCGTATCTGAAAAAACGGCCACCCGTTCGTCACCGCTGCGCCGCAAAGCGTCTGCCCTTTTAGCCAGTGCGGGTGCTCTTTGTCGTGACGGAGACGGGGACAGGGAGGGGTGTAATCGCCGTCTCGGCTTTACGCTCTTCTGTATCTGGTGGATGTGTGCGTCACTTGCCACGTATGCAGTCATTGGCGAGAAGGTGCCGTGGCTGATTCTCCATCAGCTCCTTCCGATGATCTTTGTGGCGGCTTTCTTAATGACCCGCAAAAAGGCACTGCTGGCCCTTGTCCTCTCGCTCTTCCTCGTTGTGATGGTGGCCCATGTCGCCTTTACGCCGGCTGACATCAATGAACCCATCGTGCAGGTGCAGAACTCTGAGGAGCTCCGCGAACTCTTCCGCCTGATTGATGCCGGGAATAAAACTGCGGTGACATCAGAGGGCGTATGGCCGCTGCCGTGGTATTATCGGGGTGAGGGCTCTCAGAAACTGACCTATATCTCGTCTGCGGCGGATAATCCGGAGTATTTTGCAGATGGCAGATATGATGTTGTCGTCTCCCATAATCCTGACGGATTTTCTGACCTGCCGGGGTACCTGAGGACAGATGTTATCCGGCAGAGCTACTGGTTCTCCATCCATGACAACCGGGACCGGCTGCTCGCATATTATTTCCTCCGTGACGGGCAGATGGGCAGCGTTAACTGGAATATCTTTGTTCGCCCGGAGATGGCTCTGACAGGAGATATTCCGGTGAATGGCACTGCCTGA
- a CDS encoding tubulin/FtsZ family protein: MRVFFIGFGQAGGKIVDMFIEQDKKAPTRSFRGIAVNTARTDLMGLDNIELKDRILIGQTVVKGHGVGTDNVTGAKITADEIDSIINTIDNRGTHDIDAFVICAGLGGGTGSGGSPVLARHLKRIYREPVYALGILPAPEEGRLYSYNAARSLSTLVNEADNTFIFDNSAWKNEGESVRGAYQRLNDEIVRRFGVLFRAGEVSKSGVGEMVVDSSEIINTLRGGGVSTIGYAVSETVSKSTKQKQGFAGGLLKGLKKREAAEEVLTGEDKSAKIIGLVRRAMLGRLTMPCDYTTAERALVLIAGPPNEMDRKGVEKSKSWVEENIAGVEVRGGDYPTESSKVAAVVVLATIGDAPRIRELMEIAKETKEDVVKSKERRSSMFDGDEIDPLFE, encoded by the coding sequence ATGAGAGTTTTTTTCATAGGATTCGGCCAGGCAGGCGGAAAAATTGTCGACATGTTCATTGAACAGGACAAGAAGGCACCGACAAGGAGCTTCCGGGGAATTGCAGTAAACACTGCACGGACGGATCTTATGGGTCTCGACAACATCGAGCTCAAGGATCGCATCCTCATTGGACAGACCGTGGTCAAAGGCCACGGAGTCGGCACTGACAACGTAACCGGAGCCAAAATCACCGCAGATGAGATTGACAGCATCATCAACACCATCGACAACCGCGGTACCCACGACATTGATGCATTTGTAATCTGCGCAGGTCTTGGCGGAGGTACCGGGTCCGGTGGATCACCGGTGCTGGCACGCCACCTGAAGCGAATTTACCGTGAACCAGTCTATGCGTTAGGCATTCTTCCGGCACCTGAGGAAGGCAGGCTGTACTCCTACAATGCAGCCCGCAGTCTCTCAACGCTGGTAAATGAGGCTGACAACACATTCATATTTGACAACAGTGCATGGAAAAACGAGGGCGAGAGCGTCCGCGGAGCCTATCAGCGTCTTAATGACGAAATCGTCCGCAGATTCGGCGTGCTCTTCCGTGCAGGGGAGGTCAGCAAGTCCGGCGTCGGTGAGATGGTTGTTGATTCCAGTGAAATCATCAACACGCTCCGCGGCGGCGGTGTGAGCACTATCGGGTATGCAGTGTCAGAAACCGTCAGCAAGAGCACCAAGCAGAAACAGGGATTTGCGGGCGGACTTCTGAAGGGCCTCAAAAAACGCGAAGCAGCAGAGGAAGTGCTCACCGGGGAAGACAAATCGGCAAAGATCATCGGCCTTGTGCGCCGTGCTATGCTGGGCCGTCTGACCATGCCCTGTGATTACACCACCGCTGAGCGTGCGCTTGTCCTGATAGCTGGTCCTCCCAATGAAATGGACCGCAAAGGTGTCGAGAAATCCAAGTCATGGGTGGAAGAGAACATCGCGGGTGTTGAAGTCCGTGGTGGTGACTACCCCACAGAAAGCTCAAAGGTGGCGGCAGTGGTTGTCCTTGCAACTATCGGTGACGCACCACGCATCCGTGAACTGATGGAAATTGCAAAAGAAACAAAGGAGGATGTAGTCAAGTCCAAAGAACGTCGTTCATCCATGTTCGACGGAGACGAGATTGATCCGCTCTTTGAATGA
- a CDS encoding NAD(P)/FAD-dependent oxidoreductase, whose protein sequence is MRICIIGGGLTGLSAAYYLSRTYSVDVLEASAETGGLLSSSPVHDTNIERYYHHCFSGDAHLLALMDELGLAADLTWLNGSTGYFSEGRIYPLTTPFEILRYPLLTLRDKIRLGLLTLRAGKYRASSYDDMTADAFILDTCGRHAYDSFFAPLLRSKFGDWRHEVSAAWLISRIAIRSDRGPQGERLGYLRHGYQSLITALSDAVRRNGGAIHTGIPAHALEKTEEGTWMVNGAPYDAVVSTVRPSILTSLGGPSLPEIPYQGAACVTMGLSRDVLQGIYWVNVKDEAPYGAVIGHTNFAPFEWYGEHIVYLASYFRDRLPEGHEERMITDFCNRFSVSRDEIRWHYMTTDTAAGPVYTTGYRNLIPPYEVDGLYCAGMFSSPNYPERSMEGSVAAAQAVAETITSREASRD, encoded by the coding sequence ATGAGAATCTGCATCATAGGCGGAGGATTAACCGGTCTTTCTGCCGCATATTACCTCTCCCGCACTTACTCTGTTGATGTGCTGGAGGCCTCAGCAGAGACCGGCGGTCTGTTATCCTCCTCTCCTGTCCATGATACCAATATTGAGCGATATTATCACCATTGCTTCTCCGGTGATGCGCACCTTCTGGCGCTCATGGATGAACTTGGTCTCGCAGCAGATCTCACCTGGCTCAACGGGAGCACCGGTTATTTCAGCGAGGGCCGCATCTATCCGCTGACGACTCCTTTTGAGATTCTCCGCTATCCGCTTCTCACGCTGCGCGATAAAATCAGGCTTGGGCTTCTGACGCTCAGGGCCGGAAAATATCGGGCGTCATCCTATGATGATATGACTGCAGACGCCTTTATTCTGGATACCTGCGGCCGGCATGCCTATGATTCGTTCTTTGCGCCACTGCTGCGCAGCAAATTCGGGGACTGGCGGCATGAGGTATCGGCTGCATGGCTGATATCGCGGATTGCCATCCGTTCTGATCGTGGTCCGCAGGGAGAGCGGCTGGGATATCTGCGGCATGGCTACCAGAGCCTTATCACTGCGCTATCGGATGCAGTCCGCAGGAACGGCGGGGCAATTCATACCGGCATCCCTGCCCACGCCCTTGAAAAAACGGAGGAAGGGACATGGATGGTCAACGGGGCACCCTATGATGCAGTGGTCTCAACCGTGCGCCCCTCCATTCTCACCTCTCTGGGCGGCCCCTCGCTCCCGGAGATCCCGTATCAGGGGGCGGCCTGCGTGACGATGGGCCTCTCCCGTGATGTACTGCAGGGCATCTACTGGGTCAATGTGAAGGATGAAGCGCCATACGGGGCGGTCATCGGGCACACAAACTTTGCTCCCTTTGAGTGGTATGGGGAGCATATCGTCTATCTGGCATCCTACTTCCGGGACCGGCTCCCCGAGGGCCATGAAGAGCGGATGATCACAGATTTCTGCAACCGTTTCAGCGTCTCCCGTGATGAAATTCGCTGGCATTATATGACGACCGATACCGCCGCAGGGCCGGTATACACCACCGGATACCGAAATCTTATTCCCCCGTATGAGGTGGACGGCCTCTACTGCGCCGGAATGTTCTCTTCTCCCAATTATCCGGAGCGGAGCATGGAGGGTTCGGTGGCTGCGGCACAGGCGGTGGCAGAGACGATCACGTCCAGGGAGGCGTCGCGTGACTGA
- a CDS encoding glycosyltransferase — translation MTEYEVCAILPVYNDREALETAIPRSIEVLEGITDSFLLAVAEDGSTDGSAEFVREWENKDSRVRLFHAEERLGRGTALTRVIRAVDADIVCYYDVDLATDMAHLPALIQAIRDGSDVATGSRLMPESDIVRTQGREVASRGYNFLVRTVLKSTLYDHQCGFKAVRRERILPLLDSIEAPHWFWDTELLVRSQNRGFRIAEIPVRWRTSDKTTVRFSDVSEMGMAIFHLRRHLND, via the coding sequence GTGACTGAATACGAGGTCTGCGCCATTCTTCCGGTCTACAATGACCGGGAGGCGCTCGAGACTGCCATCCCCCGCTCCATTGAGGTGCTGGAGGGGATCACGGATTCATTCCTGCTCGCGGTGGCAGAGGATGGCAGCACCGACGGCAGTGCGGAGTTTGTGCGTGAATGGGAGAACAAAGACTCTCGTGTCCGGCTCTTTCATGCAGAAGAGCGCCTTGGCCGCGGGACGGCCCTGACCCGTGTCATCCGTGCAGTGGATGCAGATATTGTCTGTTATTATGATGTGGACCTTGCAACCGATATGGCACACCTGCCCGCACTGATTCAGGCCATCCGTGACGGCAGTGATGTGGCAACCGGGTCGCGCCTGATGCCGGAGAGCGATATTGTGCGCACACAGGGGCGTGAAGTGGCAAGCCGGGGGTATAACTTTCTGGTGCGCACAGTGCTGAAGAGCACGCTGTATGACCACCAGTGCGGGTTTAAGGCGGTCCGCCGGGAGCGTATCCTCCCCCTTCTGGACAGCATTGAGGCCCCGCACTGGTTCTGGGACACAGAACTCCTCGTCCGGTCGCAGAACCGGGGATTTCGTATTGCAGAAATACCTGTGCGCTGGCGGACCAGTGACAAGACGACAGTCAGATTCAGCGATGTGTCTGAAATGGGAATGGCGATCTTCCACCTGAGGCGGCACCTGAATGATTAA
- a CDS encoding lysylphosphatidylglycerol synthase transmembrane domain-containing protein, translated as MIKKATAIVLPTILAVGIIAFMLYRVWDDLLIAVQNAVWSYLILAVAICVGAWFLRGIRYRSILASLAVSVSLWLSTACIYLSQTANLIVPARLGDLIRLFILRHEADATYTSGLSSVVVERFFDIVTIALLGAVTLPFVLNVPDWFITVIYVALGLCGIFVLVLFSAGRLQSENKYLKAGIDLLNQVKAASLSAKGIVGLSALSIVIWLTDVVICYIIALMFGAAIPFVVVTLAIVIGNLVKAVPVTPGGVGTYEIAVALTLSLAGVDPAVATLIAVIDHLVKNGVTVAGGVASLYVFGDWAVSLLRRAFSHSLDVSEVK; from the coding sequence ATGATTAAAAAGGCAACAGCCATTGTGCTGCCCACCATTCTTGCCGTTGGCATCATCGCGTTTATGCTTTACCGCGTATGGGATGACCTTCTCATCGCCGTCCAGAATGCAGTCTGGTCATACCTGATTCTTGCGGTTGCCATCTGTGTGGGTGCATGGTTTCTTCGCGGCATCCGGTACCGCTCCATCCTTGCAAGCCTCGCGGTATCTGTCTCCCTCTGGCTTTCTACTGCCTGCATCTACCTCTCGCAGACGGCAAATCTCATCGTCCCGGCACGACTGGGCGACCTGATCCGGCTCTTTATCCTGAGGCATGAAGCGGATGCGACCTATACGAGCGGCCTCTCGTCTGTGGTGGTGGAACGGTTCTTCGACATCGTGACCATCGCGCTCCTGGGTGCGGTGACCCTTCCCTTCGTCCTGAATGTCCCTGACTGGTTCATCACCGTCATCTATGTGGCGCTTGGACTCTGCGGCATCTTTGTGCTGGTGCTCTTCTCTGCCGGGCGGCTGCAGTCTGAGAACAAATATCTGAAAGCGGGTATTGACCTCCTGAATCAGGTGAAGGCCGCCTCGCTCTCGGCAAAGGGGATTGTGGGTCTCTCTGCCCTTTCCATCGTGATATGGCTCACTGATGTGGTTATATGCTATATCATTGCCCTGATGTTCGGCGCGGCCATTCCGTTTGTAGTGGTCACGCTTGCCATTGTCATCGGAAATCTGGTCAAGGCGGTGCCGGTCACGCCCGGCGGTGTCGGCACCTATGAGATCGCCGTTGCGCTCACCCTGTCGCTTGCCGGTGTGGACCCTGCGGTTGCGACTCTTATTGCGGTAATCGACCATCTCGTCAAAAACGGCGTCACGGTTGCAGGCGGCGTGGCTTCGCTCTATGTCTTTGGTGACTGGGCAGTCTCCCTTCTGCGCCGTGCCTTCTCCCACTCCCTGGATGTGTCGGAGGTCAAATGA